The following proteins are encoded in a genomic region of Thermococcus pacificus:
- a CDS encoding monovalent cation/H+ antiporter subunit E — MPFIVAFVLSYLLWLVLTAGTNGLLWSTQELIAGLIFSLIVAYATRDVIGEKAGRFLNPAKWIGFIAYSPVLFWGMVKANLQVAWLVITGKIRPGIVRVPVDLENDAQYTILSNSITLTPGTLTIEACPEEKALYVHWIKIPEGMERLESSEPVAGPFEKWARRLGR; from the coding sequence ATGCCTTTCATTGTCGCCTTTGTCCTGAGCTACCTGCTGTGGCTTGTACTGACTGCAGGGACAAACGGCCTGCTCTGGAGCACGCAGGAGCTGATAGCTGGACTGATATTTTCGCTGATAGTGGCCTACGCGACGAGAGATGTCATCGGCGAAAAGGCAGGAAGGTTCCTGAACCCGGCAAAGTGGATCGGCTTCATCGCCTATTCACCGGTCCTCTTCTGGGGGATGGTCAAGGCGAACCTCCAGGTTGCCTGGCTCGTCATAACCGGGAAGATACGGCCCGGCATCGTCAGGGTTCCCGTTGACCTCGAAAACGACGCCCAGTACACGATACTGAGCAACTCGATAACCCTAACGCCAGGAACGCTGACAATCGAGGCCTGTCCGGAGGAGAAGGCCCTCTACGTTCACTGGATAAAGATACCAGAGGGAATGGAGAGGCTGGAAAGTTCCGAACCCGTTGCCGGGCCCTTTGAGAAATGGGCAAGGAGGCTGGGAAGATGA
- a CDS encoding inorganic phosphate transporter has translation MDPWLLITIVLGFAMAWAIGANDAANSMSTAVGAKAITPKQAVVIAGLLEFTGAYFFGKSVTETIRKGILNPTMITDPNVLIYGSMAALLAATLWLVIATKFGLPVSTTHSIIGGIVGYGIVYAGTAIVNWGKMGQVVLSWILSPIIGAFMAFLVFKAMTRSIFETKDPVRNARIWSPFWIGLAFVVIGTMFYIKVLHGGDLKTGVMMYGLPAGVVTFIVTYLLIRLRFRSADPLINVESIFKKAQLVTSSYVALAHGSNDVANAIGPVAAVYAVATMGLSGMQVPVPRWILAMGGLGITIGVATYGYKVMETVGKKITELTNTRGFTIQFSAATVVLVSSWLGLPISTTHVVVGAVIGVGLARGVKAINKDIVRDIIISWFVTVPVAALISAAIFKILMLVG, from the coding sequence ATGGACCCATGGCTGCTGATAACGATAGTCCTTGGTTTTGCCATGGCTTGGGCGATAGGCGCCAACGACGCGGCCAATTCAATGAGCACCGCCGTTGGGGCGAAGGCGATAACGCCGAAACAGGCCGTCGTCATAGCTGGACTTCTTGAATTCACGGGTGCCTACTTCTTCGGAAAGAGCGTTACAGAGACAATAAGAAAGGGAATCCTCAACCCAACGATGATAACCGACCCGAACGTTCTCATCTACGGCTCCATGGCGGCTCTCTTGGCTGCTACACTATGGCTGGTTATAGCGACCAAGTTCGGACTTCCGGTCTCGACGACCCATTCAATCATCGGGGGAATAGTCGGCTACGGAATCGTCTACGCTGGAACAGCGATAGTCAACTGGGGCAAGATGGGTCAGGTTGTCCTGAGCTGGATCCTCTCCCCCATTATCGGAGCCTTTATGGCGTTCCTCGTATTCAAAGCCATGACGAGGAGCATTTTTGAAACCAAAGACCCGGTTAGGAATGCCCGCATCTGGTCTCCGTTCTGGATAGGCCTGGCTTTCGTCGTGATAGGAACGATGTTCTACATCAAAGTCCTCCACGGGGGCGACCTCAAGACGGGCGTGATGATGTACGGCCTCCCCGCGGGCGTTGTTACCTTCATCGTGACATACCTCCTGATAAGGCTCCGCTTCAGGAGTGCAGACCCCCTCATAAACGTCGAGAGCATCTTTAAGAAAGCCCAGCTCGTGACTTCAAGCTACGTTGCCCTGGCACACGGTTCCAACGACGTTGCGAATGCGATAGGGCCGGTGGCGGCCGTCTACGCCGTCGCCACTATGGGCCTCAGTGGAATGCAGGTGCCGGTTCCCAGATGGATACTGGCGATGGGAGGTCTTGGAATAACCATTGGCGTGGCCACCTACGGGTACAAGGTTATGGAGACCGTCGGGAAAAAGATAACCGAACTGACCAACACGAGGGGATTCACAATACAGTTCTCGGCCGCGACCGTCGTTCTCGTCTCAAGCTGGCTCGGCCTTCCAATATCCACAACTCACGTCGTCGTTGGGGCGGTTATAGGCGTCGGCCTCGCCAGGGGAGTAAAGGCAATAAACAAGGACATCGTTAGGGATATAATAATCTCCTGGTTCGTTACCGTTCCGGTCGCCGCTTTGATCAGCGCGGCCATATTCAAAATCCTGATGCTCGTGGGGTGA
- a CDS encoding NADH-quinone oxidoreductase subunit K: MIQFQFITAFLLIALGIYALLAKRNLLKLVLALDIIDSGIHLLLVSLGYRIELNEVPTAPIYTGYETLKSPMVGPLPQALVLTSIVIGVCVLALAVALTVNAYRHYGTLDVRALRRLRG, encoded by the coding sequence ATGATACAGTTCCAGTTCATAACCGCTTTCCTGCTCATAGCGCTTGGAATCTATGCCCTCCTCGCAAAGAGGAACCTGCTCAAGCTGGTCCTTGCTTTGGACATCATAGACTCCGGCATCCACCTGCTCCTCGTAAGCCTCGGCTACAGGATAGAGCTGAACGAAGTTCCGACGGCGCCGATTTACACCGGCTACGAGACGCTGAAAAGCCCGATGGTCGGCCCTCTGCCACAGGCCCTCGTCCTGACGAGCATAGTCATCGGCGTCTGTGTTTTGGCCCTCGCCGTTGCCCTGACCGTTAACGCCTACCGCCACTACGGAACCCTTGACGTGAGAGCTCTCAGGAGGTTGAGGGGATGA
- a CDS encoding metallophosphoesterase family protein, which yields MRKVAAAFLLVFIILAAGCISGGNSTTGTTTPTSSPASGGIDFGSYGKGQVLAKWSELADTSKVYVSEGYEDLAKHYFPDAQILPASQYDGGIAILSPKDARTVLRGKPILITVNDYFGYIIYKFGLKFVGPDKGVMAAFNDNGKAHFVFTGTSKAGAGAALEYAMRLREGAKVNVDDIVRSSDFEGAVLKVIGDNDWDGIPDESESWYLTSFKAMEPFIYYWRVVEGENVTVSGGFIRLVNGSTVYIHALGFNVSIRVKNPKNKELTYVVENINPNYVEVSGKVKSVDMGGTEVKVVSSSDEVNIVPKNVSSYRIIALGDHRPGSGTKPPEVFLKIRDEINNDEGVFIIDGGDLVYTGRVDEWAALLKEWKWNKPIFVAPGNHEYRGEGINVFHMLFGPDNYAFSFGNYRYIIINDVEDNYGLSDETFKWLEDQMNLAAERGERPVLVLHAPPIDPRPNGDHAMKPEDAKRLLETMKAYNAFGIFSHIHIYWYGKEDGVQMLITGGGGAPLYAPPDQGGFYHYVRLDMAANGTVSVEPVKVEP from the coding sequence ATGAGAAAGGTTGCCGCTGCATTTCTTCTTGTTTTCATAATCCTTGCCGCGGGATGCATAAGTGGTGGGAACTCCACGACGGGAACAACTACCCCAACCTCATCCCCTGCTTCCGGAGGCATTGACTTCGGCTCTTACGGGAAGGGACAGGTTCTCGCGAAGTGGTCTGAGCTCGCCGACACGTCGAAGGTCTACGTCAGCGAGGGCTACGAAGACCTGGCGAAGCACTATTTCCCCGATGCGCAGATCCTTCCCGCGAGCCAGTACGACGGCGGGATAGCCATCCTCTCCCCGAAGGACGCCAGGACAGTCCTAAGGGGAAAGCCGATTCTGATAACCGTCAACGACTACTTCGGCTACATCATTTACAAGTTCGGACTCAAGTTCGTCGGGCCGGACAAGGGCGTTATGGCAGCTTTCAACGATAACGGCAAGGCCCACTTCGTCTTCACCGGGACGAGCAAGGCAGGGGCTGGAGCGGCCCTTGAGTACGCGATGAGGCTGAGAGAGGGTGCAAAAGTCAATGTGGACGACATCGTAAGGAGCAGCGATTTCGAGGGAGCTGTCCTGAAGGTCATAGGAGACAACGACTGGGACGGAATCCCTGACGAGAGCGAGAGCTGGTACCTCACCTCTTTCAAGGCCATGGAGCCATTCATCTACTACTGGAGGGTTGTGGAGGGGGAGAACGTTACCGTTAGCGGGGGCTTCATAAGGCTCGTAAACGGCTCAACCGTCTACATCCACGCCCTCGGGTTCAATGTGAGCATAAGAGTGAAGAACCCGAAGAACAAAGAGCTCACCTACGTTGTCGAGAACATCAACCCCAACTACGTTGAGGTATCCGGAAAGGTCAAGTCAGTGGACATGGGCGGAACTGAGGTGAAGGTCGTAAGCTCCTCCGATGAGGTGAACATAGTCCCGAAGAACGTGAGCTCCTACAGGATAATCGCCCTCGGCGACCACAGGCCCGGCAGTGGAACGAAGCCGCCCGAGGTGTTCCTGAAGATACGCGATGAGATCAACAATGACGAGGGAGTTTTCATAATCGATGGAGGTGACCTGGTATACACAGGAAGGGTCGACGAATGGGCGGCCCTGCTCAAGGAGTGGAAGTGGAACAAGCCGATCTTCGTCGCTCCAGGCAACCACGAGTACCGCGGCGAGGGAATAAACGTCTTCCACATGCTCTTCGGCCCGGACAACTACGCCTTCTCCTTCGGGAACTACCGCTACATAATCATCAACGATGTTGAGGACAACTACGGCCTCAGCGACGAGACCTTCAAGTGGCTTGAGGATCAGATGAATCTGGCAGCTGAGAGGGGTGAGCGGCCTGTTCTGGTTCTCCACGCCCCGCCGATTGACCCAAGACCCAACGGGGATCACGCGATGAAGCCGGAGGACGCCAAGAGGCTTCTGGAGACGATGAAAGCCTACAACGCCTTCGGGATCTTCAGCCACATCCACATCTACTGGTACGGAAAGGAGGACGGCGTCCAGATGCTCATAACTGGCGGCGGTGGAGCCCCGCTATACGCACCGCCCGACCAGGGCGGTTTCTACCACTACGTGAGGCTCGACATGGCCGCGAACGGCACGGTCTCGGTCGAGCCGGTTAAAGTCGAACCCTGA
- a CDS encoding ABC transporter permease family protein, with the protein MHNSLGLFRVVVRFTLVLVLVSFLVGTGVKAGLEQQARNELLNYPDYLELYENATRLGMEPSDYYLKYIAPKKHPELAAPTVVVGFNALISSLAPPKDEMWRKIEHRHFAISRREAFLRTFIFLLVSEIFLVLLSVVVAFWALRSQRVAGILSIFSRVISGIPVWWLGVVFILIIIYSALPDDILISPGPGAGLLTILRAMIFPVLTVVLISFWRLAMEFYMLLRREILSPYVSYKRAVGLPENRILRSVFKAISVPALSVWFSHLIEVEGMVIVVDYLFKLGGLGQMIASSFSGARAETFYFIPSLFTFPLLVFIVLNLIISISIEFIKPKLDPRGGRI; encoded by the coding sequence TTGCACAACTCGCTGGGGCTGTTTAGGGTCGTGGTGAGATTTACACTGGTGCTTGTGCTAGTCTCTTTTCTGGTGGGAACCGGTGTTAAAGCGGGGCTTGAACAGCAGGCACGGAACGAGCTTCTTAATTATCCCGATTACCTTGAACTCTATGAAAACGCCACCCGGCTAGGCATGGAGCCGAGTGATTACTACTTGAAGTATATAGCACCCAAAAAGCACCCCGAACTTGCAGCCCCCACGGTTGTCGTGGGATTCAATGCACTGATATCCTCGTTGGCTCCCCCAAAAGATGAAATGTGGAGAAAGATTGAACATAGGCATTTTGCTATATCAAGGAGGGAAGCCTTTCTGCGTACGTTCATTTTTCTTCTCGTCTCAGAGATTTTTCTAGTCCTTCTCTCTGTGGTGGTTGCTTTTTGGGCATTGAGAAGCCAGAGGGTAGCAGGCATTTTAAGCATCTTCTCCCGGGTAATTTCGGGTATCCCGGTTTGGTGGTTGGGGGTTGTTTTCATACTTATTATCATATACTCAGCGCTTCCCGATGATATTCTCATCTCCCCCGGCCCCGGTGCGGGACTTTTGACTATCCTAAGGGCCATGATATTTCCGGTCCTTACAGTTGTCCTCATCTCTTTTTGGCGTCTTGCTATGGAGTTCTATATGTTGCTAAGGCGAGAAATCCTTAGCCCCTACGTCAGTTATAAACGGGCTGTGGGACTTCCCGAAAACCGGATTTTGCGGTCTGTCTTTAAAGCGATCTCGGTACCGGCCCTCTCCGTGTGGTTTTCCCACTTAATTGAGGTTGAGGGCATGGTCATTGTTGTTGATTACCTCTTCAAATTAGGGGGGCTGGGTCAAATGATAGCCTCGAGCTTTTCGGGAGCCAGGGCTGAGACCTTCTATTTTATTCCGAGTCTCTTTACCTTTCCCCTTCTGGTTTTTATAGTGCTGAACCTTATCATCTCGATATCTATCGAGTTCATTAAACCTAAACTTGACCCAAGGGGGGGCAGGATATGA
- the mbhE gene encoding hydrogen gas-evolving membrane-bound hydrogenase subunit E gives MKRTLAYLSLLFILGVLLYVANPNYGLKFGPGGEEWKALRYTDDYYITHGLEEVGGTNIVTDIVFDYRGYDTIGEATVLFTAIAGAVALFRPWRRDGNEHH, from the coding sequence ATGAAGAGAACGCTCGCGTACCTATCACTTCTGTTCATCCTCGGGGTTCTCCTCTACGTGGCTAACCCCAACTACGGCCTCAAGTTCGGGCCGGGCGGAGAGGAGTGGAAGGCCCTCCGCTACACGGACGACTACTACATCACCCACGGGCTTGAGGAAGTCGGAGGAACCAACATCGTCACGGACATAGTCTTTGACTACCGTGGCTACGATACCATTGGAGAGGCGACGGTTCTCTTCACCGCTATAGCTGGTGCTGTTGCCCTTTTCAGGCCCTGGAGGAGGGATGGGAATGAGCACCACTGA
- a CDS encoding ABC transporter permease: MMINRKGVLMIAVFIAFLVGAHFSVSPSDMEHWDDRLYWKDYPKNALPVWHPGADMGTLRLEGQGEIVVSVEALPTNLVLSKATLVITRPDGRSIRLSGSGSVNSNTTLVAEAKAFARELGLSETALILYQPTQLLFLSENETLLKGDYIFRVEAGRAILFGNAYGPLGTDGYGRDLWVGFVKSTWGTVVLTVLTVSFVILIGLPFGVISGYHRNVLGDAVTVIVDAFNSIPAIPLVLVMIYAISRVGAYTKLVVPDWLIGIILSLFFFSQYSNSIRGIVENEKVKEYMAASKSIGASDSYVVFRHILPIVLSYTVPYVTMLFPRVMAFISVLGLFNIIPGNNWGSYIAEALKQGALMGRYWWWVMAPVIVIAFLAVAVSNLFEYAETSGVQL; this comes from the coding sequence ATGATGATAAACAGAAAGGGGGTTCTTATGATTGCAGTCTTCATTGCGTTCTTAGTGGGTGCACATTTCTCAGTTTCTCCATCAGACATGGAGCATTGGGACGACAGGCTCTACTGGAAGGACTACCCAAAAAACGCCCTCCCCGTATGGCATCCGGGTGCAGATATGGGGACACTCAGATTAGAGGGGCAGGGAGAAATTGTGGTGTCTGTGGAAGCATTGCCCACTAACTTGGTGCTTTCAAAAGCCACGCTTGTTATAACCCGCCCCGATGGTCGTTCAATCAGACTTTCAGGAAGTGGGAGTGTCAATTCCAATACTACCTTGGTTGCCGAGGCTAAGGCCTTTGCCAGAGAGCTGGGACTCAGCGAGACAGCACTCATTCTCTATCAACCAACCCAACTCCTCTTTCTCTCTGAAAACGAGACTCTTCTAAAAGGGGATTACATTTTCCGGGTGGAGGCTGGGAGGGCCATACTATTCGGCAACGCGTACGGTCCGCTCGGCACTGATGGATACGGGAGGGACCTTTGGGTTGGTTTTGTAAAGTCCACGTGGGGTACTGTTGTACTAACAGTCCTTACCGTGTCGTTCGTGATTCTCATCGGGCTGCCATTCGGCGTAATCTCCGGCTATCACAGGAACGTTTTGGGCGATGCGGTGACGGTCATAGTGGATGCTTTTAACTCCATTCCTGCAATTCCCCTTGTATTGGTCATGATATATGCCATTTCCCGTGTTGGTGCATACACAAAACTTGTGGTCCCGGACTGGCTCATCGGAATAATTTTATCCCTGTTCTTTTTCAGCCAGTACTCCAACTCCATACGTGGCATAGTGGAAAATGAAAAGGTAAAGGAATACATGGCGGCTAGTAAAAGCATAGGTGCTTCGGACAGTTATGTGGTGTTCAGGCATATCCTCCCTATTGTGCTCAGTTACACGGTCCCCTATGTCACCATGCTCTTCCCAAGGGTTATGGCTTTTATCTCAGTACTGGGGTTGTTCAACATAATTCCAGGTAATAACTGGGGATCCTACATCGCAGAGGCCCTCAAGCAGGGTGCGTTGATGGGGCGTTACTGGTGGTGGGTGATGGCTCCAGTAATAGTTATTGCGTTCTTAGCAGTCGCGGTTTCGAATCTATTTGAGTACGCTGAAACTTCCGGAGTTCAACTATGA
- a CDS encoding Na(+)/H(+) antiporter subunit B — protein MSTTDGDMGVIVRTGARATIPLIGIFGAYIVAHGHLTPGGGFQGGATIAGAGILFLLAFGLSEMKRHFNKNLYSALEGIGGLAFLGAAMLGIGTAFFYNVLWHNGPFFNGKPGTLLSAGYLPIMNLAVGLKVFTGLVSAMVGLALYRRWRK, from the coding sequence ATGAGCACCACTGACGGCGACATGGGGGTTATAGTGAGAACCGGCGCGAGGGCCACGATACCGCTCATAGGCATATTCGGTGCTTACATAGTCGCACACGGCCACCTAACGCCGGGAGGCGGCTTCCAGGGTGGAGCGACCATAGCTGGAGCCGGAATACTTTTCCTGCTCGCCTTCGGCCTGAGTGAGATGAAGAGGCACTTCAACAAGAACCTCTACTCGGCCCTTGAGGGAATAGGCGGCCTGGCCTTCCTCGGCGCGGCGATGCTCGGAATCGGCACGGCATTCTTCTACAACGTCCTCTGGCACAACGGCCCGTTCTTCAACGGAAAACCCGGAACTCTGCTCTCGGCCGGCTACCTGCCGATAATGAACCTCGCAGTTGGCCTGAAGGTCTTCACCGGTCTGGTCAGCGCGATGGTCGGCCTGGCCCTTTACAGGAGGTGGAGGAAATGA
- a CDS encoding TIGR00153 family protein: MQVWTKLFAKSPFKPLIKHSEVVLNTVETLERALQAWERGDYEEMKRLAVEVDRLEDVADRIKEEIRDSLSSKLMMAVAREDVLIYLHMQDKVADAAEDTAKWLLVKKPGTIPAEIKEIIIQMGAESIKAAKLVHKAIVQMDRVIESGFSENEIKAEYEIIHEIEGVESKIDGLDTKLMQKVFEMADEMSWGDGICILNVARTLSNISDKAKDAAERIRLMMNK, encoded by the coding sequence ATGCAGGTCTGGACAAAGCTCTTCGCAAAGAGCCCCTTCAAGCCTCTCATAAAGCACTCCGAGGTCGTACTCAACACTGTTGAGACCCTCGAGAGGGCCCTCCAGGCGTGGGAGAGGGGAGACTACGAGGAGATGAAGAGGTTAGCAGTCGAGGTAGACAGGCTTGAAGACGTTGCCGACAGGATAAAGGAGGAAATCCGCGACTCGCTCAGCTCAAAGCTCATGATGGCCGTAGCTAGAGAGGACGTCCTCATATACCTCCACATGCAGGACAAGGTGGCCGACGCCGCCGAAGACACCGCGAAGTGGCTTCTCGTGAAGAAGCCCGGCACGATTCCGGCTGAGATCAAGGAGATAATAATCCAGATGGGAGCTGAGAGCATAAAGGCAGCAAAGCTCGTCCACAAGGCGATAGTCCAGATGGACCGCGTTATAGAGAGCGGCTTCTCTGAGAACGAGATAAAGGCCGAGTACGAGATAATCCACGAGATAGAGGGCGTTGAGAGCAAAATAGACGGGCTTGACACGAAGCTGATGCAGAAAGTCTTCGAGATGGCGGACGAAATGAGCTGGGGAGATGGTATTTGTATCCTCAACGTGGCGAGAACGCTCAGCAACATCTCGGACAAGGCAAAAGATGCGGCCGAGAGGATAAGGCTCATGATGAACAAGTGA
- a CDS encoding cupin domain-containing protein encodes MFVGHYKDVPEKDTGFEGVTIRWLVSPKLGAKNFAMRYFVLKKGAEIPMHQHDWEHEIFIVRGEGIITGGDKEVHVKAGNFLYVPPNEPHGYKATGETLEFLCIIPAKKEAIPEDEWA; translated from the coding sequence ATGTTCGTCGGACACTACAAGGATGTCCCTGAGAAGGACACCGGTTTTGAGGGAGTAACCATCCGCTGGCTCGTTTCTCCGAAGCTCGGGGCGAAGAACTTCGCCATGCGCTACTTCGTCCTCAAGAAGGGCGCCGAGATACCCATGCACCAGCACGACTGGGAGCACGAGATATTCATCGTCAGGGGAGAGGGAATAATAACCGGGGGAGACAAAGAGGTCCACGTTAAAGCCGGGAACTTCCTCTACGTCCCGCCCAACGAACCTCACGGCTACAAGGCCACCGGGGAAACGCTGGAGTTCCTCTGCATAATCCCCGCCAAGAAGGAGGCCATCCCCGAGGACGAATGGGCCTAG
- a CDS encoding tRNA (N(6)-L-threonylcarbamoyladenosine(37)-C(2))-methylthiotransferase, which translates to MVRVHVESYGCTRNKADGEMMEAILLRAGYELVETPESADYVVVNTCAVKDPTEKHMKERIKELLDSGKRVIVTGCLTHVNPDVIDPRVSGILGVKSIDRIAEAVEIAEGGGKLVSVEGWRERNIDKLELPRLWKSGVAFVVPISEGCLNGCTYCATRFARGVLKSYKPELIVKWVKEALSRGYKEIQLSSEDTGCYGFDIGTNLAKLLDEITAIEGEFRVRVGMMNPNHAIKILDELVEAYQSEKVYKFLHLPVQSGDNDVLKRMGRTYTVEEFEEIVQIFRKKVRDLNLNTDIIVGFPGETDEAFENTVELVKRVRPDKINVSRYSPRPGTIAARWKQLPGWKVKERSRELHRLRLGIAYEINQSYVGKEVEVLVHGSGKKGGVEGRTFNYKDIILDSGEPGEFVRVRVDWAGSTYLRGTLLQ; encoded by the coding sequence ATGGTAAGGGTTCACGTCGAGAGCTACGGGTGCACTAGGAACAAGGCGGACGGCGAGATGATGGAAGCGATTCTGCTTAGGGCGGGCTATGAACTGGTCGAGACCCCCGAAAGCGCGGATTACGTTGTCGTCAACACCTGCGCCGTCAAGGACCCCACTGAGAAGCACATGAAGGAGCGCATAAAGGAGCTCCTCGACTCCGGAAAGAGGGTCATCGTCACCGGTTGCCTGACCCACGTAAACCCCGATGTCATAGACCCACGCGTCTCAGGAATCCTCGGTGTCAAGAGCATAGACCGGATTGCCGAAGCCGTGGAGATCGCCGAGGGCGGCGGAAAGCTGGTGAGCGTCGAGGGGTGGCGCGAGAGGAACATCGACAAGCTTGAACTCCCGCGCCTCTGGAAGTCCGGGGTTGCCTTTGTCGTCCCAATAAGCGAGGGGTGCCTCAACGGGTGCACCTACTGCGCGACGCGCTTCGCTCGTGGCGTTCTCAAGAGCTACAAACCTGAACTCATCGTCAAGTGGGTGAAAGAAGCACTTTCTAGGGGTTATAAGGAGATACAGCTCTCCAGCGAGGACACCGGCTGCTATGGCTTCGACATCGGCACTAACTTGGCCAAGCTCCTCGACGAGATAACGGCCATAGAGGGCGAATTCCGCGTTAGGGTCGGTATGATGAACCCCAACCACGCGATAAAGATACTGGACGAGCTCGTTGAGGCCTACCAGAGCGAGAAGGTCTACAAGTTCCTCCACCTGCCGGTTCAGAGCGGGGACAACGATGTGTTAAAGCGCATGGGAAGGACGTACACTGTGGAGGAATTTGAGGAGATAGTTCAAATATTTCGCAAAAAAGTTCGGGATTTGAACCTCAACACCGACATCATAGTCGGATTTCCCGGCGAGACGGATGAGGCCTTCGAGAACACCGTCGAACTTGTGAAGCGCGTAAGGCCGGACAAGATAAACGTCTCCCGCTATTCGCCGAGGCCGGGCACGATAGCGGCGAGGTGGAAGCAGCTGCCAGGCTGGAAGGTCAAGGAGCGCTCCCGCGAGCTCCACCGGCTCAGACTCGGTATAGCGTATGAGATAAACCAGTCCTACGTTGGCAAGGAGGTTGAAGTCCTTGTCCATGGCTCCGGAAAGAAGGGCGGTGTGGAAGGTAGGACCTTCAACTACAAGGATATAATCCTCGACTCCGGTGAGCCGGGGGAGTTCGTCAGGGTCAGGGTGGACTGGGCTGGATCCACATACCTTAGGGGCACACTCTTACAGTGA
- the mnhG gene encoding monovalent cation/H(+) antiporter subunit G, translating to MSWVDYLIYAFLAISLTFNALGSIALHRFPDVYTRLHGATKCTTFGTIFAVLAVVTHALYQLHVTGDSKYLQMALHSVVALIALLLTNPVGAHAIAKAAHLSGYKPAKAVVDAYEEKLGGGRE from the coding sequence GTGAGCTGGGTCGATTACCTCATCTACGCTTTCCTCGCGATCAGCCTGACCTTCAACGCACTGGGAAGCATCGCTTTGCACCGCTTCCCCGACGTCTACACGAGGCTCCACGGCGCGACCAAGTGCACCACTTTTGGAACGATATTCGCGGTTCTAGCGGTAGTCACCCACGCCCTGTACCAGCTCCACGTTACCGGGGACTCGAAGTACCTCCAGATGGCGCTCCACAGCGTCGTCGCTCTGATAGCACTCCTTCTCACGAACCCAGTCGGAGCGCACGCGATAGCCAAGGCGGCCCATTTAAGCGGCTACAAGCCCGCAAAAGCCGTCGTTGACGCCTACGAGGAGAAGCTCGGGGGTGGGAGAGAATGA
- a CDS encoding cation:proton antiporter has product MMEQVFFYATLIVMVAGFISVLRIMLGPSVPDRVVGVDTLNTLVVAAMILLGAAYDRTIYIDIAIVYALLSYIGTLAVARYLQGGLS; this is encoded by the coding sequence ATGATGGAGCAGGTTTTCTTCTACGCGACCCTGATAGTCATGGTAGCAGGCTTCATCTCGGTACTGAGGATAATGCTCGGGCCGAGCGTGCCGGACAGAGTGGTTGGCGTTGACACGCTGAACACCCTCGTGGTTGCCGCGATGATACTGCTCGGGGCGGCTTACGACAGGACGATCTACATCGACATCGCCATCGTTTACGCCCTGCTGAGCTACATAGGGACCCTCGCCGTAGCGCGCTACCTCCAGGGGGGATTGTCGTGA
- a CDS encoding TRAM domain-containing protein: MYGDGFGGGYEAPVKVGERYRVRIESLGKGGDGIAKIKGFVIFVPNTQVGDEVEIVINSVKRKFAFAEVI, translated from the coding sequence ATGTATGGAGATGGATTTGGCGGTGGCTATGAAGCCCCTGTTAAGGTTGGAGAAAGGTACAGGGTTAGGATTGAGAGCCTTGGAAAGGGCGGTGATGGTATCGCCAAGATTAAGGGCTTCGTTATCTTCGTCCCGAACACTCAGGTCGGTGACGAGGTCGAGATCGTTATCAACTCTGTCAAGAGGAAGTTCGCTTTCGCGGAAGTCATCTGA
- a CDS encoding DUF4040 domain-containing protein has product MNALTLDMTIQAIILLGVLITAYLTIRSRDLLVAALMSAAMSLLLSLEFYSLHAPDVAIAEAAVGAGVVTALVVYGIAKTERWEGRE; this is encoded by the coding sequence ATGAACGCCCTTACCCTTGACATGACTATTCAGGCGATAATACTCCTCGGAGTCCTCATTACGGCCTACCTCACGATTCGCTCCAGGGATTTGCTCGTCGCAGCTTTAATGTCTGCAGCAATGAGCCTGCTCCTCAGCCTCGAGTTCTACAGCCTCCACGCTCCCGATGTGGCTATAGCTGAAGCCGCGGTCGGCGCTGGTGTTGTAACAGCTCTGGTCGTCTACGGAATAGCGAAAACCGAGAGGTGGGAGGGGAGAGAATGA